One genomic window of Monodelphis domestica isolate mMonDom1 chromosome 1, mMonDom1.pri, whole genome shotgun sequence includes the following:
- the CALM2 gene encoding calmodulin-2 isoform X2, producing MRSLGQNPTEAELQDMINEVDADGNGTIDFPEFLTMMARKMKDTDSEEEIREAFRVFDKDGNGYISAAELRHVMTNLGEKLTDEEVDEMIREADIDGDGQVNYEEFVQMMTAK from the exons ATGAGGTCACTTGGGCAAAACCCCACTGAAGCTGAATTGCAGGATATGATTAATGAAGTAGATGCTGATG GTAATGGCACAATTGACTTTCCAGAATTTCTGACTATGAtggcaagaaaaatgaaagacacagacagtgaagaagaaattagagaagCATTCCGTGTGTTTGACAAG GATGGAAATGGTTATATTAGTGCAGCAGAACTTCGCCATGTGATGACAAACCTTGGAGAGAAGTTAACAGACGAAGAGGTTGATGAAATGATCAGGGAAGCAGATATTGATGGTGATGGTCAAGTAAACTATGAAG AGTTTGTACAAATGATGACAGCAAAGTGA
- the CALM2 gene encoding calmodulin-2 isoform X1 — MADQLTEEQIAEFKEAFSLFDKDGDGTITTKELGTVMRSLGQNPTEAELQDMINEVDADGNGTIDFPEFLTMMARKMKDTDSEEEIREAFRVFDKDGNGYISAAELRHVMTNLGEKLTDEEVDEMIREADIDGDGQVNYEEFVQMMTAK; from the exons ATG GCTGATCAACTGACAGAAGAGCAAATTGCAG aattcaaAGAAGCCTTTTCACTATTTGACAAGGATGGAGATGGTACTATAACAACAAAGGAATTGGGAACTGTAATGAGGTCACTTGGGCAAAACCCCACTGAAGCTGAATTGCAGGATATGATTAATGAAGTAGATGCTGATG GTAATGGCACAATTGACTTTCCAGAATTTCTGACTATGAtggcaagaaaaatgaaagacacagacagtgaagaagaaattagagaagCATTCCGTGTGTTTGACAAG GATGGAAATGGTTATATTAGTGCAGCAGAACTTCGCCATGTGATGACAAACCTTGGAGAGAAGTTAACAGACGAAGAGGTTGATGAAATGATCAGGGAAGCAGATATTGATGGTGATGGTCAAGTAAACTATGAAG AGTTTGTACAAATGATGACAGCAAAGTGA